The genomic region GGATTGGTAAAGGTACCCGATAATTCGCAAATCAGTTCCTGCAACAGGCAGTTTTCATACAGAAGCCAAAGCACAACAAGTGCCATGAGCAAAAAACAGGGTAGGGGGTTGAGCGCTGAAAAGCCAGCTTCTGCCGTGCCAATCTTATTGTTCAACGATTACCATTCAGCAATCCATCAATCAACTGATATCTTCGTAACCCCTCTATCTTATTAATCTTTTACCAGCGCATGCAATTCAGAGGTTTATCTGCACGCTAATGGCTAAAAATTCCTATAAAAGTCACTCTTCATTGGTTTCAACGCATGCAGCCGTCCAGGAAGCTGAACGGTTGGAAATACTGCGCAACTATCAGATTCTGGATACTCCCCGAGAACAGGCGTTTGACGACTTGGCAAAGCTCACGGCCTATATCTGTGATACGCCAATTGCTCTTATCTCGTTCATTGGTGCCGATCGACAGAGCGTGAAAGCACAGGTAGGAGGCGAAAATCTGCATGATCTGCCGCGCAATATTGCTTTTTGTAGCTACGCTATGCTGTCGGAAGATCTGTTGGAGGTAGAAGATGCTGCGCAAGATGCTAATTTTCAGTACAACCCTTTAGTAGTTGGCAAGCAGAAAATACGCTTTTACGTGGGAGTGCCTCTACTCACGCCTGAGGGGTATCCTTTGGGCAGCCTGTGCGCCATCGATACAGCACCGCGCAGACTGAACGAGCAGCAGCGCGAGGCGTTGCGCATCTTGGCCCGCGAGGTGGTAGCACACTTAGAACTGCGCCGCGCTCGGCTTCAGTTGGAGAAGGAAAGGCAACAAATGCTGGAGATGCTACGCCCTGCCATAGATGACAGCACAAAAACAGTAGCAGAAGAGCAACACACAGAGATATTTGTACGCCAGGAGCAAAAGCTGGTGCGTGTGGCTACGGCTGATATCACGTATGTAGAGGCGCTGGGCGATTACGTGAATATTTATACAGAGCGAGAGCGACTTACTGTATATAGCACGATGAAAGAACTGGAAAACCGACTACCTAGTCGGGACTTCGCTCGCATTCATCGCAAATACATTGTGTGCCTGGGGCGTATTATAGCCATTGAAACGGATACAGCGCTGTTTGAAACGAACAAGGCCACTACACTATCGCTACCTATTGGTAGTTCCTACAAAGCAGGGCTTCTTAATCGGCTAAACTTAATATAGTACCGTTTTTGGCTAAAAGCAGCTTGCATTCGGCGGCCCCAAGCTATGGCTTTACCGAGTAAAACTGTTGCTTCGGCGAAAAAACAGAGGATCCTTTTTAGAAAGTATATAACTTTCCGGCAGTTATCTGAGACTTAACAAAGGAGCAGGCCATGTTCTAGAGTTGGACTATTGATAGCTAAGTTTGTTTTCATAGCTCGGAAAGACACCGTATTCTGTACGGTGTTTTTTTTGTTCCCAGCATTTTTGAGCCAGTGAAGAAGCCTTATTTGCGGCCCAGCCAGTTTTCCGGATTGAGGTTAGCGCTGTTGCGCCACAGTTGAAATTGTACTTCCGAAGTACCCTCCGAATTAGTTTGCACTGTGCCGATAGTTGCACGCGCTTTTACCTCTTGCCCCTCCTGCACGCTTACGGAGCGGAGCTTAGCATACACCGTAAAGTATTCCCCGTGCTGAATCATAACGATGTTGTTCATGCCCGGCACGCTGGATACCGTGAGTACTTTGCCATCGAAAATGGCTCGCACAGGCTCCCCGGCATTCGTCTGTATATCCACGCCGCGGTTTTCTACCACTACACTTTTCAGCACAGGGTGTGCGTGCCGGCCAAAATGCTGAGAAATGAAGCCATGTGCTACGGGCCATAGCAAACGTCCTTGGTTGTCAGCAAAGGAGGAGGAGAGAGCCGCTGTCTCGGGGGTTAGGGTCACGCGGTTTACCCGGCTGGCGGCGGCATCCTCTTCGGCAGAGCCAGTACGTGAGGTACCGCCTACCCCACCCCGCACG from Hymenobacter aerilatus harbors:
- a CDS encoding GAF domain-containing DNA-binding protein — protein: MAKNSYKSHSSLVSTHAAVQEAERLEILRNYQILDTPREQAFDDLAKLTAYICDTPIALISFIGADRQSVKAQVGGENLHDLPRNIAFCSYAMLSEDLLEVEDAAQDANFQYNPLVVGKQKIRFYVGVPLLTPEGYPLGSLCAIDTAPRRLNEQQREALRILAREVVAHLELRRARLQLEKERQQMLEMLRPAIDDSTKTVAEEQHTEIFVRQEQKLVRVATADITYVEALGDYVNIYTERERLTVYSTMKELENRLPSRDFARIHRKYIVCLGRIIAIETDTALFETNKATTLSLPIGSSYKAGLLNRLNLI